A stretch of the Melitaea cinxia chromosome 14, ilMelCinx1.1, whole genome shotgun sequence genome encodes the following:
- the LOC123659768 gene encoding bladder cancer-associated protein: MYCLQWLIPVLLIPKPVNPALVNTHVMFMVLYLIGFFLERKPCTVCSVVFLAAVILICYSGIGSCLFWASQCDGEKYDT, translated from the coding sequence ATGTATTGTTTACAATGGTTGATTCCCGTTCTTTTGATTCCGAAGCCCGTAAACCCGGCGTTAGTGAACACACACGTCATGTTTATGGTGTTATATCTAATCGGATTTTTCCTAGAGAGGAAACCTTGTACTGTGTGCAGTGTTGTCTTCCTGGCCGCTGTTATTCTCATCTGTTATAGCGGCATCGGCAGTTGCCTGTTCTGGGCGAGCCAGTGTGACGGTGAAAAATATGACACTTAG